One window of the Dreissena polymorpha isolate Duluth1 chromosome 5, UMN_Dpol_1.0, whole genome shotgun sequence genome contains the following:
- the LOC127831398 gene encoding uncharacterized protein LOC127831398, giving the protein MVSKLLEALSREFRTGVPWELLYADDLAVIADSLEECLFILKCWKDGMESKGLRVNMKKTKLLITGPGLNLLLDAGAYPCAARPIDGRPVTQVVVDGSQLDDEDSFCYLGDTLCARGG; this is encoded by the exons TCCTTGAGGCTCTGTCTAGGGAATTCCGCACCGGGGTTCCATGGGAGCTCCTCTACGCTGATGATCTTGCTGTGATTGCGGACTCACTGGAGGAGTGTCTCTTCATTTTGAAATGTTGGAAGGATGGTATGGAAAGCAAAGGGCTGAGGGTCAATATGAAGAAGACAAAGCTCTTGATCACCGGTCCTGGACTGAATCTCCTACTTGACGCTGGAGCATATCCCTGTGCG GCACGTCCAATTGATGGAAGACCAGTTACCCAGGTGGTCGTCGACGGCTCACAGCTGGATGATGAGGACAGCTTCTGCTATCTGGGTGACACGCTATGTGCTAGGGGAGGCTGA
- the LOC127831399 gene encoding uncharacterized protein LOC127831399, whose translation MACWICSVKPDDGVDTGTLYGKLGIPEVTASLRARRLRWYGHVERASSCINPIMKMAILGARGRGRPRKSWSDCVRNDLHTCGMGNTDPQNREAWKSGVRRSSRLLPTPATGTNPAAGDN comes from the coding sequence ATGGCCTGCTGGATCTGCAGCGTCAAACCTGACGACGGAGTTGACACTGGCACGCTGTATGGAAAACTAGGGATACCAGAAGTCACTGCATCACTGAGAGCCAGACGTCTGAGGTGGTATGGGCATGTCGAACGTGCCTCTTCTTGCATCAACCCTATCATGAAGATGGCCATTCTTGGTGCTAGAGGTAGAGGGAGACCAAGAAAATCGTGGTCTGACTGTGTCAGGAATGACCTGCACACCTGTGGCATGGGAAACACAGACCCACAGAACAGAGAAGCGTGGAAATCAGGGGTTAGACGCTCTAGCCGCCTGCTGCCTACCCCAGCTACTGGGACTAATCCCGCAGCAGGTGACAATTAA